The following nucleotide sequence is from Hevea brasiliensis isolate MT/VB/25A 57/8 chromosome 7, ASM3005281v1, whole genome shotgun sequence.
ACACAGTGAAGCAAGAATATCGTTGCCAAATCTAGCTAGAATCTCTCCAGAATTTAAGTCTCTATTACATAATGAAGCCTAACAGAAAAGGGAACATTTAATCCACCTTTCCATTAAACCATTAGTTGCGggcttaaaataaattaaaaattcgaTTACAACAAGGATTACACCCAATGTAAAATCAAACACAAGTATAGCATATTGGCTGACATTTTACTATAACTGGCCGCATGATAATAAGATCTGCTCTGATCATTCTATTTTTCATTTTCCCATAAACCTCAAAGGAAGACGACGCAAGGCCTGAATCAGATGCAAGTCTAGAATAAATGATAAAAGCATAAAACATGAGTTTTAAACCATTACGAAACATTTCTCCTGATGAATAATTTTTCAAGTAGTGACTTTTTTAACTCTCCTTGATCCAGTAATGCTGCTACAAATAAGCAAAACAAATTAGACCATATCTATCAATTGTTGAATAATTATGAACGAGAATGCACTTAACTTCTTCTCTAACAACTAAAATCATTCTTCAcatttttagtccatttttaaAGCTAATTATTTGGCCCACCATAATTGATCACTACCCCTAGTTACAATTTATATATGATTGAAATGTCATGCATGACTATTAAGACCACTGGAATATAATTGTGATTGTGAAATTCTCAAAGCCATGATTCATTTATTTATGTCGCTCTTCCCCTATAATCGATTGAAGTTCCAAATTTTCAAAGAAAATTGGTTTCAATAGCTCAAATGTGCAATAGTTTTTGCACAAAAATACCAATAAACTGCCATAAGTATGAAAGACTCAAGGCGCACTAAAGCGCCTAGGGTCCTGGAGCCTTGAAGCAATGCCCAAGCGCACGCTTGGCAAGGTGaggtgcaaaaaaaaaaaatcataaaagtcaaataaatgtgaatactccaataaacttcaaataataaaaaactaaaaataataataactaataaatattcaagtaataattttttttttggcaaaatTCAAATACTAATATATTAAAACTTGAATACTCTTtaaatgtctcaaaattaaagtcaAGCAATCGTAAAATAACTATTCTTCTATTTTCATCAAGATTAGCATCAtaatcttcttcatcttcttctacaCCTTCATACTCTTCATACTTATCTTCAAATCAATATCTTCATCATCTTCCTCAACTTTAAGTTCTAAAAGAGTATTATTATTTAGTTCTCAAGTTAGTGGATGAtgtttttccttttttccttGGCATAGATCTTAAAATGGGTGTAGTtgcaatatatattttttttaaagatataAAGATAATAAGAGAGTGTTAGTATTTAAAATGGAAATATGGGAGATTTGTGGTCCTAGTAGTGATGGTTTGATGAGATTTGGCAACTAACTATCACTAGCAAtactaattttgaaaatttgaaaatttcccAGTGTATCAATATCAGGTAGATCAATAAATTTCGAGATGAGTAGTAGTACTTTTTGTCAATGAAATGCTAGCGGAAGGTGGAAATAAAGAAGGCAGGTCATTCTAGAGCGTTACAAATTCTAGAGGAGCTAGAGTTGAAGCCTTGCGGCGCCTCTAATAACTATGTAAACTACTCAGCTAGCAATCAACattcttcctttttatttttttttttcaagtcttTCGATTAGCAGGAGTCTGGATAGTTTCTTACCCCTTCATTTGGTTACAATAAGAAAGAAACAAGATTTTCCACCTATGCAatgtttcatttttatttttcaaattgaaAGAACTTAGAACTAAACTAACTCAATAAAGCAGGATTCAATGTTCAACCTTCAACatccaaatttaaaattttgtaattcaaattttttatatacaaaattatcatttttctcttataattatatatattttttcttattCTAAATCATATAAACAACGAGAATTatcgcaaaaaaaaaaaaaaaaaaaaaaatccaacatGCTAAAAACAGAAAATGAAACTGAAAGAAGCACCGAAATTTCTATGATTAAAGAAAGTTACAAAACGCAAGAAAAGCAAACCTCAGATTCAAGTTTCGCGATATAAGCTATGAGAGCAGCTTTGTCTCTTATTCTAATGGAGTCCTCATCAAACCCTGCCTCCTTGAGCCGTTTCCAGATAGTCTCGTCGCTGAGTGGGGTCTTCAAAACCCTGGCACCAGGCGTTATCGATAAAGGTCTACCCGTACTAGGAGTGACCGGGCTCGCCATCTCCGGAGTCCAATCACCAACCTAGTAGCATAAAAACCTAAATTCCGCAATCTGGTTGAGTTGTGTAGTGGAAATCCGTCAACTAAAATTTACTTTCGCTTTTTCTCGCACTTTCCCGCACTTTCTCTTTCTGCACCTTGCTTTTCTATATCTTTTTCTTTCAACTGAAAAGAGAGGGACCGACCCACCGACCaggtatttgattttttttactgTGGACTGAATTAGTGAATACTGAAGACTGAGTTGGCGACTGATAGAATCTTGACAAAGAGAGGGTACAGGGGTCAGGCTAAGCGTCGTCGTTTTACGGGATTGGCATTTGCAGCTAGAAATTgggattgaaaattaaaatttgagcgTGCAAGGGGAGTGAGCTCATCAGTCAAACTTTCCCATGCCGAGCGTCAACGGTTAAATAATCAAAAGAAAATTACGTTAAATATTTTCattgaaatttttattatttttctataaTTTCAAGTAATTATACTcacattttaatataaatattaaatttaataattattaaattttttaaataatattaaattaaaaaagtatttctttttaattttaattgggatgacaattattcaaatttttaaaaatactcgATTTgataaaatcttaataaaatagatttaattatcatataatataaatttaaaataaatttatatttaaaaaataatatttatgataTATTTAAGTTTTGCACGTTAGATATTTATTATTTAActagtttatataaataattaattaaatataaaatatatattttttataatagaatttataaatttttatatattttattttaaataaaataaaatttaaatattttatataattattaaaattttaaaatataaattattaataaaaaatatttttatgtagattattaattaaaatatataaaattaaataaatttaggtatttttttaatagtaataATTGAATTTGGAATAGATTCAAGTTATAAAGAGTCAAAATTGAAATAGGGTTGAATTTATATTAATCTAGTTTCGAATTTGGGtaggtaatttttattttgattgggtccaaaaaatataatctatatctatatctatatctatatataatagtaaaatatttctCATAATTTGTTACGTGGTATTCCCTTTGATATTATTGTCACGTAGTTAATATGGACAGAGTCTAACACTTATCAAACTTTTATTATgtgaaagttataaattatttaataattacccTATTGATACTATAATAAGTAAATATATATATTGATTAAAAcgtatgataaaaaaaataataaaaataaaaataatataagagTATAATATGTAAGTTTaaaatgttatattatttttatatattaaaattaaaaatatatatataaattaaaattaaaaaatatgaattaaaatGATTTATAATTACATACATTAATATGGAGAATTTCCTAGTTTTTTGATAAACCTACATAAAGAATTAGTTGTGCAAATTGTTTCCACGTTTCCAAATGTAATTGGTAGACCAACTCCAGATTACAATTAACTGAAAAAGCTTACAAAAGTTTTGCACTGTTTCAATCATTTGGcccaattttatattaaatatttatttcaaattttttttataactaaTGAAAGcatgtataatttaaatattaaaattattaatttaataaattttatactaaatttttaatttaaaaattattaaatttatttttatataaatttgagtTCATAATTATTCTACTTTAATTTAAGGGTTTTTAGACTTTAAAAAatcttttattacttaaaaaaaatcTCTTCTCAAATAAATGTGTAAAAGCTTATTCAATTAACTAAAAGCAAGATAATGACAATACCAACATTTTCTTTTATATTaagcttattttttttatttaaaaataaagtgGTCTTTAAGATTAGAGTGTGTATTATTCGgttataattaaataatcaaaCTGAAccgataaaatttaattatttttataagagtaaatttaatttgatttaattttttattaataataataaaatttttcgtTTTTAGCTATCGATTCGATTACCTTTGATTTGGTAACTGAACTAATCAaagtaatcaaattttaattaattaatatattaattataattttattaacattatattatttataattattatttttataattttataataatatttaacttataattattatcttattaatattaaattatatttattattttttataaataaaaagaatataaatatatttttattaatattttattaaataattaataatataaaatatatattttatttttttccggTTAATTTGGTTATAATCGATAGCCAATCAAATTTTTTCGATTTcagttaattttgattttctctcaATTTTAATTGGGTTCAGTTAATATTTTTATAGtcgattaataatttaattagttgAAAATTTAATTCTTTTCGATTCGGTTAACCAAatgctcactaatatttaaaatgTGAGATTTTGAGTTCGAGTTTCAATAACATCTAATTGTAATGTAAATGCAATTCTTCTTAAATTTATCATTGTTATAAAGAACTATTTACATTATTTTGTTTAAGAATTTACTTATTTTTCTTGAACTTAACATGTGAGACAAAATGAACTCACCTATATATCATGCAAAGCATATTGCTAACAGTAATATGATTGGGCATGTGATTTTTGTTTTCCAACTTCTGTAtatcttcaaattttttttttttaaattcaatttagtccttatttttAAATAGATTTTGGCTATAATTGTGTATAATTGTGAATATTCTaaaagttttgaattttttttatctaataagtttaataaataatattttgaatctttaaaatttattttaaaaatttctaaGTGTTATATTTATGGTTACTGTTACGGTGTAAATTAACTGGAGAAGCAAGGTAAAAGAGGAATGAGAACATTTTCAAAAGAGAAAATGATTGATAATAATTTGGAATGAACATTCACATTTTTTAGGGAAAAGTAAACTTTtaacatttaatattttaattttcgttttttctttttttatatttacaaGATTTATATTTTCAGTCTTTTACACTTAGATCTCAAATTGCTAATGCGCCTAATGTCAGCACTAAATTAGCACATGTTTGACGCTATTAATCACTTTATTCTTTAAATGCTAACAGGATTATGTCACATATTTTCAAATAAAGaaaaatctcaaatcaatttaatAAAATGCATAAGATACTAATTAAttataagaattttaattataaaaattaaaatatatatatatatatatatatttataaacaataaaaaataaaaattgaaggatacattttattaattataagaataaggaagaaatttgaattgtATGTGTcacatgataaaaaaaaattcaatgaaTTTAATTTCAACTTTTTTAATTAGGGAATATCCAATTAACAAATCAAGAGCCACATAGGCTCTCATTTGCGGGCTTTATCAATTAGCACTTTTGTTGAGCTTAATTTGGATATTGGTATAACTGTTCTATGAAGAAGTAAGAAACTGCCATCTCACAAGAATATTTAAAACCCAAATCCAAAATCAATATGGAGATAATCTGCTCCTTATTATATTACAACAATGGTCATTGTAACAATAATATAAAAACTTGACAGATATGATGTCAATCACAATGCTGTTTATGTGACTCCTTAACTAATGGTTGTTCTTGTTGGTCTAGAATTGTTTCTGAAGATAGTTCACCACATTCTTGTCGAGTTGGAATGCCTTTGTGAGAACATCAGGGTTAATTGGTGGATTTGATCCAAACACTGCATTTGCAATTGTGATGACTCCTGGGTTTTGACTGCTCAATGCAGCAATAGCTACTGCATTAGTTTTTCCAATATTGAATTGGAAGtgaatgagaccaattggaaacaCAAAAACATCTCCTGCATTTAGAACTTTGGTAATGAGGCGATTGGGGTTTGATGTCACAAAACCCACATACAGGGTGCCTTCCAAGACTATTAGAATTTCTGTAGCACGAGGATGAGTGTGGGGTGGGTTTAGACCTCCATATGGTGCGAAATCAATACGAGCTAAGGATATACCAAGAGTGTTGAGTCCTGGTATTTTATCAACATTTAAGAGAGTTACATTTGATCCAACTTGATTTGATGTGTTTCCAGCAATATTAAGACCCGAAAAGGAGAAATCATTTGCTGTTACAAGCATTGGGTCCTTGCAGAATTTTCCATTGACAAAGACTGCATGAAAAATTGCAAAGTTAATACATAATAATTGAGTGAGTAAAGTAAATATATTATGTATCATGCAGGTAGGCTATCAACATAGTATATATTAAGGTATGGTCTAGAGAAGGCACAAACTCAAGGAAATTTAAAGAAGGGACAAGTGACATACCGCCATCCTTGGCGTCCTTAGTGGCCACGCAGAAGTCTTGAAGGGGACTAGGGTCATAGGCAGAGGCAAATGACGAAGCCAAAGCCAGAAGGACAAAACCAACAAGGAAATGAGCTCCTCCTTTCATTGTAATTAGGCTGTGTCTCTGTATAGCTAAACTGATCTCAAAGAGTCTTATAATTAGAGGTGAGGGATGGGATATATATCTTGCATGGATAAAAGATGTATTTATAGATGGAAGTCATTGAACAATTCTTAACAAATTATATTGATGAAGAATGGAAACTGCGGAAAATGGACTAATTCCAAGCCAAATTGTATTGATGTAGGCATAGGATCGAAGTTAAACAATGAAAAAGGTGCATAGTTGTTGTAGAATGGTTCGTCTATGGaataaaatactaaaaaaataaacCATTGAAGACTAATTGAACAAGTCTTCATTTGTTTCCTGTACTGCAGACTAGTTCAATGACTCCCATCTATATATAAATACACTTGTTTCCCTTGCAAAATTATTCACAAGCACCTCTAAGCTCAAGCAATCTTCCTGAGTAAAAAGCTAAAGAAATCCAGCCTAGCCTAATTAACTACAACATGAAAGGAGCTTATTTCCTTGTAGCTTTTGTCTTCCTGGCTTTATCTTCCTCGTTTGCCCTTGCCTTCGACCCTAGCCCTCTTCAAGACTTTTGTGTTGCAATCAATGACCCCAAGGATGGTGGTATGTGATGTGCATTTCTAGATTAATTTCCATCTAAttgctttctttttcttttttccccaTATGTTAGATTTGTTCCATTAATTTGAAGTAGATTACCTGAGATTGTCCCCATTTTTAATTGTTGTTCTTAATTTACTGTTAACCAACGTAATTTTGCATGCAGTGCTTGTGAATGGGAAATTCTGCAAGGACCCAATGCTTGCAACGGAAAATGACTTCTCTTTTTCGGGTCTCAACATTCCAGGAAATACATCAAATCAAATTGGATCAAATGTAACTCTTCTAAATGTTGACAAAATACCAGGACTCAACACTCTTGGTATATCATTAGCCCGTATTGACTTTGCACCATATGGAGGCCTAAACCCACCCCACACTCATCCT
It contains:
- the LOC110673614 gene encoding germin-like protein subfamily 1 member 7, which encodes MKGAYFLVAFVFLALSSSFALAFDPSPLQDFCVAINDPKDGVLVNGKFCKDPMLATENDFSFSGLNIPGNTSNQIGSNVTLLNVDKIPGLNTLGISLARIDFAPYGGLNPPHTHPRATEILVVLKGTLYVGFVTSNPNRLITKVLNAGDVFVFPIGLIHFQFNIGETNAVAIAGLSSQNPGVITIANAVFGSNPPINPDVLTKAFQLDKNVVNYLQKLF